A stretch of the Ornithodoros turicata isolate Travis chromosome 4, ASM3712646v1, whole genome shotgun sequence genome encodes the following:
- the LOC135392864 gene encoding uncharacterized protein K02A2.6-like: protein MATLGHIEEFDPSSPERWDAYESRLTFYLEANGITDPARKRAVFLSVCGAATFDLVQSLLAPATPETKSFSQILATLKEHFAPQPSEIVCRNAFYRRNQGAGESVALFIAELRRLAQKCNFPNLEEMLRDRLVCGLVDENLQNRLFAKKKLTFKVAQEEALAAEAAARSTREVRTAEAAATADINALHRQQQERANGHQSSARETGNQGKKTKPCDGCGGAHAREFCRFRDAQCHYCKKIGHIERVCRLKQRSSANATTDKPVGRKESSTSTNALNSDTACDVYYTNHLGPVHSTHTQKHRTSVLIEGKPCEMEVDSGSEFSIVSEQTFHKLIKDGTMQCEPFESQLTDFQGNSVQVKGISRVHVQYGTFDGKLRLLVAQGHRTSLLGMEWFQPLGISLVGVHQVEELSVEDVLTKFSHVFGKELGKFNGPPVSLHLDSTVTPVRMRSRQVPFALKPKIDEEIDRLIEQGILEPITHPKWETPIVTAMKPNGEIRICGDYKCTINKALSHHPYPIPVVRDLLASLSGGNVFAKLDLAQAYQQLVVDEEAADAQTITTHRGAFRVKRLQFGVNVAPGIFQKFMDDLLKGIPRVVPYFDDVLIAAGSKVELAGRLHEVLQRIADAGLRLKRDKCRFGVTQVDFLGFVIDKDGVHPSKEKVKAIHEAPAPTNRQELQAFLGLLNFYHIFLKNKATVAEPLHRLLDKEALWEWTPLHAKAFEECKQLISSESVLHHYDESKPLVLTCDASPCGIGAVLSHRLENYQEVPIAFYSRTLSSAERNYAQIDKEALAIIASVKKFHYYVYGRSFEIVTDHKPLLGLFAPGKQTPQILSPRMLRWSVLLSAYNYDLVHQPGRNIRHADALSRLPLGVPEFVVPPPLEVLFLEGMPNPPLHAEDIAQMTARDPILSRVLNWALKGWPSGDTEPDFQTFKVRQHELTVHKGCILWGNRVVIPEKGRNAVLDALHTGHPGIVRMKALARSYVWWPKMDGNIEERVNMCVTCQESRPAPPRAPVHAWETTRSPWSRLHVDFAGPFQGQTFLIVVDSFSKWLEVVPVSSMTTRSVINALRQLFATHGMPDTIVSDNGAQFTSEEFRTFMKAGLIRHVTSAPFHPSSNGQAERMVRTTKDSLRRIIEGDWGQRLASFLLQQHVTPCTTTGRSPAELLMNRRLRTLLDRLNPDLTEQKKDSDDEINEKTHLKLRSFQPQDLVFVRNYGRGPNWIPATVIEATGPVSYRTRTQDGAVLRRHVDQMRRRGLLRETPEGTNQEDTARPVVPDHSEATDTSQAEQAASILPKHNQVMTRERPDRVRAPPQRWKDFV from the coding sequence ATGGCGACTCTTGGGCATATAGAGGAATTCGACCCATCGAGTCCGGAAAGATGGGACGCCTACGAATCCAGATTAACATTCTACCTGGAAGCAAACGGCATTACCGACCCAGCGAGGAAACGTGCTGTTTTCCTGAGTGTTTGCGGCGCTGCAACGTTCGACTTAGTACAGTCATTGCTTGCCCCGGCTACTCCCGAAACCAAGTCCTTCAGCCAGATACTAGCCACGTTAAAGGAACATTTTGCGCCACAGCCATCGGAAATTGTGTGCCGAAATGCGTTTTACCGGCGGAACCAAGGTGCGGGTGAGTCAGTGGCGTTATTCATCGCGGAGTTACGTCGTCTGGCTCAAAAGTGCAACTTCCCAAACCTGGAAGAAATGCTGCGCGATCGCCTCGTTTGCGGACTTGTGGACGAGAACCTTCAGAACCGGCTATTCGCCAAAAAGAAGCTCACTTTCAAAGTCGCCCAAGAAGAAGCATTGGCAGCGGAGGCGGCGGCTCGAAGCACTCGCGAAGTGAGAACTGCGGAGGCGGCTGCAACTGCCGACATAAATGCCCTGCACAGACAGCAACAGGAGCGAGCAAACGGGCACCAAAGCTCAGCCAGAGAAACGGGAAATCAAGGGAAGAAGACAAAGCCGTGCGACGGATGCGGAGGAGCTCATGCTCGGGAATTCTGTCGATTCCGGGACGCCCAGTGCCATTATTGCAAGAAGATCGGCCACATTGAACGCGTGTGTCGTTTGAAGCAACGGTCATCGGCCAACGCAACAACTGACAAGCCAGTGGGTCGGAAGGAAAGCAGTACGAGTACAAATGCCCTAAACTCTGACACAGCGTGCGATGTTTACTATACAAATCATCTGGGCCCTGTGCATTCCACGCATACGCAGAAGCACCGTACGTCTGTCCTCATCGAAGGCAAGCCATGTGAAATGGAAGTTGACTCTGGGTCAGAGTTCTCCATTGTCTCCGAACAAACGTTCCACAAGCTCATCAAGGATGGAACTATGCAGTGTGAACCATTCGAGTCCCAACTAACAGACTTCCAAGGGAACTCCGTCCAAGTCAAGGGAATCTCTAGGGTCCATGTGCAGTACGGTACTTTCGACGGTAAGCTGCGACTACTGGTGGCTCAAGGGCACCGTACAAGCCTCCTCGGCATGGAATGGTTTCAACCATTGGGAATCAGCCTCGTAGGGGTGCACCAGGTTGAAGAACTCTCTGTTGAAGATGTCCTTACAAAGTTCAGCCATGTTTTTGGAAAAGAACTTGGCAAATTCAATGGCCCTCCTGTGTCACTACACTTGGACTCGACCGTGACACCAGTGCGCATGAGATCACGACAGGTTCCTTTTGCTCTCAAACCAAAAATTGATGAGGAAATCGACCGCCTGATTGAGCAGGGTATCTTGGAACCAATTACCCACCCCAAGTGGGAGACACCAATAGTTACGGCCATGAAGCCGAATGGTGAGATAAGGATATGCGGTGACTATAAGTGTACCATCAACAAGGCATTGTCCCACCATCCCTATCCAATTCCTGTGGTTCGAGACCTTCTGGCTTCCCTCTCAGGAGGAAACGTATTTGCAAAACTGGACTTGGCTCAGGCCTACCAGCAGCTAGTGGTGGACGAAGAAGCAGCAGATGCACAGACAATCACCACCCACCGCGGAGCCTTTCGTGTGAAGAGATTGCAGTTCGGTGTCAATGTTGCgccgggaatattccagaaatTCATGGATGACCTCCTGAAAGGAATTCCTAGGGTTGTACCTTATTTCGATGATGTGTTAATTGCTGCAGGCTCAAAGGTTGAGCTGGCTGGCCGTCTCCATGAAGTACTACAGCGCATCGCAGATGCAGGCCTCCGTTTGAAACGTGACAAATGTCGTTTTGGTGTGACACAGGTGGACTTCCTGGGATTTGTTATTGACAAGGATGGAGTGCATCCATCAAAAGAGAAGGTGAAAGCAATTCATGAGGCACCTGCACCCACGAACAGACAAGAGCTACAAGCCTTCCTTGGACTGTTAAACTTCTATCACATTTTCCTGAAAAACAAAGCAACAGTAGCTGAGCCATTGCACAGACTTCTGGACAAGGAGGCGTTATGGGAGTGGACACCTCTGCACGCAAAAGCTTTTGAGGAATGCAAGCAGCTGATATCATCTGAGAGTGTTCTTCACCACTACGACGAGAGCAAGCCCTTGGTGCTCACATGTGATGCATCTCCGTGCGGTATCGGGGCCGTGCTCAGCCATCGCCTCGAAAATTACCAGGAGGTTCCCATTGCATTCTACTCGCGCACACTGTCTTCTGCAGAGAGGAACTATGCACAAATTGACAAGGAGGCCCTCGCAATAATTGCAAGTGTAAAAAAGTTCCATTACTATGTGTACGGTCGGAGCTTTGAAATTGTGACAGACCACAAACCACTCCTTGGTCTGTTCGCACCTGGCAAACAAACGCCGCAAATATTGTCACCGAGAATGCTTCGCTGGTCTGTCCTCTTAAGTGCATACAACTACGACCTCGTTCATCAACCTGGGAGGAACATTAGGCATGCCGATGCCTTAAGTCGCCTGCCGTTGGGCGTTCCAGAGTTCGTGGTGCCACCCCCTCTGGAAGTGTTGTTCCTCGAGGGCATGCCTAATCCACCACTCCACGCCGAGGACATTGCACAGATGACAGCTAGGGATCCTATTCTGTCAAGAGTCCTTAACTGGGCATTAAAAGGGTGGCCATCGGGGGACACGGAACCCGATTTTCAAACTTTTAAAGTGCGGCAGCATGAGCTTACTGTGCATAAAGGGTGCATCCTCTGGGGAAACAGGGTAGTAATACCTGAGAAGGGTAGGAATGCTGTGCTGGATGCCCTACACACAGGCCACCCCGGCATTGTAAGGATGAAAGCCCTTGCTCGAAGCTACGTGTGGTGGCCAAAGATGGATGGGAACATAGAAGAACGTGTTAACATGTGTGTGACATGCCAGGAATCCCGGCCTGCACCGCCTCGGGCCCCCGTACATGCATGGGAAACAACCAGGTCACCATGGTCAAGGCTCCATGTGGACTTTGCTGGCCCTTTTCAGGGTCAGACATTCCTCATTGTGGTGGACTCTTTCTCTAAGTGGTTGGAGGTAGTTCCAGTGTCAAGCATGACTACACGTAGTGTCATAAACGCCCTACGGCAGCTCTTCGCAACTCATGGGATGCCGGACACAATAGTCTCTGACAATGGGGCGCAGTTTACTTCCGAGGAATTCCGTACATTCATGAAGGCGGGACTGATCCGGCATGTAACGTCTGCACCATTCCACCCATCATCTAACGGTCAGGCGGAGCGTATGGTGCGTACGACAAAGGACTCCCTAAGGCGCATCATAGAAGGAGACTGGGGACAACGCCTGGCAAGCTTCTTGTTGCAGCAACACGTGACCCCATGCACCACGACTGGCAGAAGCCCTGCAGAGTTGTTAATGAACAGAAGGCTGAGGACATTGCTTGACAGGCTGAACCCGGACCTAACTGAGCAAAAAAAGGATAGTGACGACGAAATCAACGAAAAGACCCATCTTAAACTGCGCTCATTTCAACCGCAAGACCTTGTGTTTGTACGTAACTACGGAAGAGGCCCAAATTGGATTCCAGCTACAGTGATCGAGGCGACGGGGCCTGTTTCCTACAGAACCCGCACACAGGATGGTGCAGTATTGCGACGCCATGTTGACCAAATGCGGCGCAGGGGACTACTGAGGGAGACACCCGAGGGCACCAACCAAGAGGACACAGCAAGGCCTGTTGTTCCTGATCATAGTGAGGCAACGGATACCAGCCAGGCAGAGCAAGCAGCATCTATCCTGCCAAAGCACAACCAGGTGATGACGCGAGAAAGACCAGACAGGGTCAGAGCACCTCCTCAGCGTTGGAAGGACTTTGTgtag